From the Sebastes fasciatus isolate fSebFas1 chromosome 3, fSebFas1.pri, whole genome shotgun sequence genome, one window contains:
- the LOC141764814 gene encoding tetraspanin-1-like produces the protein MCCSGFLKIMMFIFNGAIFVAGAAILGVGVWVKVDSGSLLGLLDSVEDAPSGLSQLIYVSYLLIGVGAVLLVIGFLGCCGAVRESRCMLLTFFCIVLIIFLIEVAGAVVLLVFQGLAEQVMEHLEGEVITSIQKDYGRSESLTSLWNTTMTQFKCCGYKNYTDFNDSPFYNDHGGDVYPPTCCNATITVGVCNQSEATLSMMDGCFTKLLELIEDNAVIVAAVVLGIAALEIAAMVVSMVLYKQIGTKA, from the exons ATGTGTTGCTCCGGCTTTCTCAAAATTATGATGTTTATCTTCAATGGCGCCATCTTT GTGGCAGGTGCAGCCATCCTGGGTGTGGGAGTGTGGGTGAAGGTGGACAGTGGTTCTCTGCTGGGTTTACTGGATAGCGTGGAGGATGCTCCGTCTGGGTTATCCCAGCTGATCTACGTCAGCTACCTGCTCATCGGGGTGGGTGCTGTGCTGCTGGTCATCGGCTTCCTGGGCTGCTGCGGAGCGGTCAGGGAGAGCAGGTGTATGCTGCTGACG TTCTTCTGCATTGTGCTGATTATCTTCCTCATCGAGGTTGCAGGAGCTGTGGTGCTGCTCGTCTTCCAGGGTTTG GCTGAGCAGGTTATGGAGCATCTAGAGGGTGAAGTTATAACAAGCATTCAGAAGGATTATGGACGCAGTGAAAGTCTCACCTCTCTCTGGAACACCACCATGacccag TTTAAGTGCTGCGGATACAAGAACTACACAGACTTTAATGACTCCCCTTTTTACAATGACCATGGAGGAGATGTTTATCCACCCACGTGTTGCAATGCAACCATCACCGTGGGCGTATGCAACCAAAGTGAAGCAACTCTTTCG ATGATGGACGGCTGCTTTACAAAGCTGCTGGAGCTGATAGAGGACAACGCTGTGATCGTTGCAGCTGTGGTTCTAGGAATCGCTGCTCTTGAG ATTGCTGCCATGGTGGTTTCGATGGTCCTCTACAAGCAGATTGGCACAAAGGCGTGA
- the LOC141764816 gene encoding GTP-binding protein Rab-3D-like, whose product MALARDPGAGQEQRDAADQNFDYMFKLLIIGNSSVGKTSFLFRFADDSFTSAFVSTVGIDFKVKTIYRNDKRVKLQIWDTAGQERYRTITTAYYRGAMGFLLMYDITSQETFCAVQDWATQIKTYSWGNAQVVLVGNKLDLEEDRQVPTEDAQRLSSELGFQFFEASAKDNINVKQVFDKLVDVICEKMNESVNGDGSPSATQKEAGLQETPSSSPGGCGC is encoded by the exons ATGGCACTAGCCAGAGATCCAGGGGCGGGCCAGGAGCAGAGAGACGCAGCCGACCAAAACTTTGACTACATGTTTAAGCTGCTGATCATCGGCAACAGCAGCGTGGGAAAGACCTCCTTCCTGTTCCGCTTTGCGGACGACTCCTTCACTTCAGCCTTCGTCAGCACGGTGGGCATCGACTTCAAAGTCAAGACCATCTACAGGAACGACAAGAGGGTCAAACTTCAGATATGG GATACAGCAGGACAGGAGCGCTACCGGACCATCACCACAGCCTACTACAGAGGAGCCATGGGATTCCTGCTAATGTATGACATCACAAGCCAGGAGACGTTCTGTGCTGTACAGGACTG gGCAACCCAGATCAAGACGTACTCGTGGGGCAACGCTCAAGTAGTGCTGGTCGGCAATAAGCTGGACTTGGAAGAGGACAGGCAGGTCCCAACTGAAGACGCCCAGAGACTGTCTTCAGAGCTCG GCTTCCAGTTCTTTGAGGCCAGTGCCAAAGACAACATCAACGTGAAACAGGTTTTTGACAAGCTGGTGGACGTCATCTGCGAGAAGATGAACGAGAGCGTCAACGGTGATGGCAGTCCGTCCGCCACTCAGAAGGAGGCCGGCCTGCAGGAGACGCCCAGCAGCAGCCCGGGTGGTTGCGGATGCTGA